From the genome of Devriesea agamarum, one region includes:
- the mscL gene encoding large conductance mechanosensitive channel protein MscL: protein MKGFKNFIMRGNVIDLAVAVVIGGAFTALVTAFVKNLIEPVVNIFGGTNPQGLEFQIISGNAGTTVKLGAIIGAVLTFLITAAVVYFVFVLPMQKARELANKRLGIAEEEDPVADDIALLTEIRDLLQAQQTVRPAPSGTHRADVPGSVNPADKTSQS, encoded by the coding sequence GTGAAAGGCTTTAAGAACTTCATTATGCGTGGCAACGTCATCGACCTCGCTGTTGCCGTTGTCATTGGCGGTGCCTTCACTGCGCTCGTTACAGCCTTTGTAAAGAATCTGATCGAACCCGTGGTGAATATTTTCGGCGGCACCAATCCGCAGGGCCTAGAGTTCCAGATCATCTCCGGTAACGCTGGAACTACCGTGAAACTAGGCGCCATCATCGGCGCAGTGCTGACCTTCCTCATTACTGCGGCGGTCGTCTATTTCGTATTCGTACTTCCCATGCAAAAAGCCCGCGAACTCGCGAACAAGCGACTGGGTATTGCCGAGGAAGAAGATCCCGTTGCGGACGATATCGCCCTGCTGACTGAAATTCGCGACCTGCTTCAGGCTCAGCAGACTGTGCGTCCGGCTCCGTCAGGCACTCACCGTGCCGATGTACCGGGGTCTGTCAACCCGGCGGATAAAACTTCTCAGTCCTAA
- a CDS encoding TorD/DmsD family molecular chaperone — MSPNSGPDITPSACDALGGGCLLLARLLLAPLDSQLVTELRQHLLAEWPLASQKGAEQLLAKLPDAGDEHALDTLAATYDLLFTGPGHVLVTPYESVYTSREHLLFEPSTAEVRAFYDRWGVQAPRLLTEPDDHIGLELHFMGLLWDRAAQTSAAGDNAQLDLVMGDLRAFYRDHVSAFLPEIIRGLGEHDPDGLYGALGIMLRELESSLQEFLVQSDGQ, encoded by the coding sequence GTGTCACCAAATTCCGGCCCAGATATCACCCCGTCCGCATGTGATGCCCTTGGGGGCGGCTGCCTTCTGCTGGCACGGTTACTGCTAGCCCCGCTGGATAGCCAGTTAGTTACGGAGCTCCGTCAGCATCTCCTGGCTGAGTGGCCACTTGCGTCGCAAAAGGGTGCCGAGCAGCTTCTTGCTAAACTCCCCGATGCCGGGGACGAACACGCATTGGACACCTTGGCCGCCACCTACGACCTATTATTTACCGGTCCAGGGCATGTTTTGGTGACCCCATATGAGTCGGTGTACACCAGCCGGGAGCACCTACTCTTCGAGCCATCAACGGCTGAGGTGCGTGCCTTTTATGACCGGTGGGGTGTGCAGGCTCCGCGCCTGCTCACCGAGCCGGACGACCATATCGGGCTCGAACTACATTTCATGGGTTTGTTGTGGGATCGTGCGGCGCAAACTAGTGCGGCAGGCGATAATGCTCAACTGGATCTTGTGATGGGTGACCTCAGGGCGTTTTACCGAGATCACGTATCGGCCTTCCTTCCGGAGATCATCCGAGGCCTTGGCGAGCATGATCCAGACGGCCTGTACGGTGCACTCGGGATAATGCTGAGGGAGTTAGAAAGCAGCCTTCAGGAATTCCTGGTTCAATCTGACGGGCAATAA
- a CDS encoding FadR/GntR family transcriptional regulator, producing the protein MAVTDQAIAAIKQMIVDGTLKAGDRLPPEKELSETLGLSRNSLREAVKALELINVLDVRQGDGTYVTSLSLSLLLEAMSFVLDLHSETSAMELLAVRRILEPEAVALAAARISRADLTRLEHLVDSLVPESDIELLVDTDLSFHRIINEACGNPYLSSLLDGLANSTVRARLWNRLKQSNAVEKALDEHRAILDALHARRADLARTWACLHISGIELWLTQAARPPHL; encoded by the coding sequence ATGGCTGTCACCGATCAGGCCATCGCGGCGATTAAGCAAATGATCGTCGACGGAACACTCAAAGCCGGCGATCGACTCCCGCCAGAAAAAGAACTCTCTGAAACTCTCGGGCTGTCGCGGAATTCTCTGCGGGAAGCTGTGAAGGCGCTCGAGCTGATTAACGTGCTGGATGTGCGTCAAGGCGACGGAACCTACGTCACGTCGCTATCGCTGAGCCTTTTGCTCGAGGCAATGTCGTTCGTTTTGGATTTGCATAGCGAAACTTCGGCAATGGAGCTTCTGGCCGTGCGCCGCATCTTAGAACCCGAGGCAGTGGCGTTGGCGGCAGCCCGGATTTCGCGTGCAGACCTAACGCGGCTGGAACACCTGGTGGATTCTCTGGTACCAGAATCAGATATTGAACTACTTGTTGACACAGACCTCTCATTCCATCGGATCATCAATGAAGCCTGCGGGAACCCGTATCTGTCATCACTGCTTGACGGCCTCGCGAATTCAACAGTGAGAGCGCGGCTGTGGAACAGGCTCAAACAAAGTAATGCCGTGGAAAAAGCGCTGGACGAACACCGCGCAATTTTAGATGCTTTGCACGCCCGACGCGCTGACCTTGCGCGCACCTGGGCATGCCTGCACATCTCAGGTATTGAACTGTGGCTGACGCAAGCAGCGAGGCCGCCACATCTGTAG
- a CDS encoding HhH-GPD family protein, with product MRSTVLSEESKLPGEAIAAVLAWYRDHARDLPWREPSATPWSILVSEIMLQQTPVVRVLPRWLEWIRRWPCPCSLASAPLADVLTAWDRLGYPRRALRLHECAQRICNDYAGIVPSSEDDLRSLPGIGDYTAAAVAAFAFRQRSVVIDTNVRRVLVRSILGTPLPAPSLTAKERRIAAVNVPDDAETAASWNAAVMELGALVCTARSARCELCPISSYCSYVAAGRPDPAPDQRGRRQPFEGTDRQMRGKIMALLRTSQAVERQLIDRLDPTDPTRVQRCLGSLIEDGLAQRHDDDRFSLP from the coding sequence GTGCGATCTACCGTCCTTTCTGAGGAGTCGAAACTACCGGGCGAGGCGATAGCCGCTGTCCTGGCGTGGTACCGAGACCATGCGCGCGATCTGCCATGGCGTGAACCATCGGCAACTCCATGGTCCATTCTGGTTTCGGAGATCATGCTCCAGCAGACCCCAGTCGTGCGGGTACTTCCCCGATGGCTGGAATGGATACGACGCTGGCCTTGCCCGTGCTCCCTCGCGTCGGCACCACTTGCCGACGTTCTCACCGCCTGGGATCGCCTAGGCTACCCGCGCAGAGCCCTACGTCTTCATGAATGCGCACAGCGGATATGCAACGACTACGCCGGCATCGTGCCATCATCCGAGGATGACCTGCGTTCCCTTCCGGGCATCGGCGACTACACCGCAGCAGCCGTAGCAGCTTTTGCATTTCGGCAACGCAGCGTCGTGATCGATACCAATGTCCGCAGAGTACTGGTCCGCTCCATCCTCGGCACGCCCTTACCAGCGCCATCACTCACGGCCAAGGAACGTCGCATAGCCGCCGTAAACGTCCCCGACGATGCCGAAACGGCGGCATCGTGGAATGCCGCGGTGATGGAGCTCGGTGCCCTAGTGTGCACGGCCCGATCAGCCCGCTGCGAGCTATGCCCAATCTCAAGCTACTGTTCCTACGTCGCTGCGGGCCGACCCGATCCTGCACCCGATCAGCGTGGACGCCGTCAGCCTTTCGAGGGAACCGATCGACAAATGCGCGGCAAAATCATGGCTTTGCTGAGAACCTCGCAGGCGGTAGAGCGCCAGCTGATCGACAGACTCGACCCCACAGATCCGACGCGGGTTCAACGATGCCTGGGCTCGCTAATCGAGGATGGTCTAGCGCAACGTCACGACGACGATAGGTTCTCCCTGCCCTAG
- a CDS encoding NAD(P)-dependent alcohol dehydrogenase: protein MPFTVKALQKTGPDQPFRVVEIERRDPRPDDVVIAIKAAGICHSDIHTIRNEWGQAHFPLTVGHEIAGVVEAVGESVTAYKVGDRVGVGCMVNSCGECEQCQNGQEQDCLRGNVGTYNSPDVDGSITQGGYSEKVVVNERFVCSIPDALDFDVAAPLLCAGITTYAPLARWNVREGQKVAVLGLGGLGHMGVQIANAKGADVTVLSRTLRKEKEAKELGASRMLATTEEGFFDKHRGEFDLILNTISADIPLDAYLGLLKPHGVMTVVGLPPDAQPLHFGALIGGGKVLSGSNIGGIAETQEMLDFCAEHGLGARIEKIGVDDVDAAYDRVVEGDVRFRFVIDTSTFAGAGQ, encoded by the coding sequence ATGCCCTTCACTGTTAAGGCACTGCAAAAAACCGGACCGGACCAGCCGTTCCGCGTTGTCGAAATCGAGCGGCGAGACCCTCGCCCCGACGACGTGGTGATCGCGATCAAAGCGGCAGGAATCTGTCATAGCGATATCCACACCATCCGCAACGAGTGGGGGCAGGCTCACTTCCCGCTCACTGTCGGACATGAAATTGCAGGCGTGGTCGAGGCCGTCGGGGAAAGTGTCACCGCATATAAGGTCGGTGATCGGGTCGGCGTGGGCTGCATGGTGAATTCCTGCGGAGAGTGCGAACAATGCCAAAATGGCCAGGAGCAGGATTGTCTGCGCGGAAACGTGGGAACCTACAACTCGCCTGATGTCGACGGAAGCATCACTCAGGGTGGTTACTCGGAAAAGGTCGTGGTCAACGAGCGCTTCGTGTGCAGCATCCCCGATGCTCTGGATTTTGATGTCGCTGCCCCACTGCTCTGTGCGGGAATTACCACCTATGCGCCTTTAGCTCGCTGGAACGTGCGCGAGGGGCAGAAGGTGGCGGTGCTGGGCCTGGGCGGTCTGGGGCATATGGGTGTCCAGATCGCTAACGCTAAAGGCGCCGACGTCACGGTGCTCTCCCGCACCCTGCGCAAAGAAAAAGAAGCTAAGGAACTGGGAGCGAGCCGTATGCTCGCGACCACCGAAGAAGGCTTCTTTGATAAGCATCGCGGCGAATTCGATCTGATCCTCAACACAATTAGTGCGGACATCCCGCTCGATGCCTACCTCGGGCTGTTGAAGCCGCATGGCGTCATGACTGTCGTCGGATTGCCGCCGGATGCCCAGCCACTCCACTTCGGAGCGTTAATTGGCGGTGGCAAAGTCCTGTCGGGCTCCAACATCGGTGGTATCGCTGAAACCCAGGAAATGCTGGACTTCTGTGCTGAGCACGGTTTGGGAGCACGCATCGAAAAGATCGGTGTTGATGACGTCGACGCGGCCTATGACCGAGTGGTTGAGGGCGATGTTCGCTTCCGGTTCGTCATCGACACCTCGACGTTTGCTGGTGCAGGTCAGTGA
- a CDS encoding amino-acid N-acetyltransferase: MTTSPDNSTSARSQLAGGAADGDLAIRPAKPRDVAAINRLVQPLVEQRILLAKDLVTYYEDIQEFFVAENTSGDIIGCGALHVMWEDLAEVRTLATDADCRSRGVGHALLTRLIDRARELELRRVFCLTFEVDFFIRHGFEPMGEDTVDPQVFLELVRSLDTGVAQFLDLARVKPNTLGNTRMILHL, from the coding sequence ATGACTACGTCCCCCGATAATTCCACCTCAGCACGATCCCAACTCGCCGGGGGCGCTGCCGACGGTGACCTAGCCATTCGCCCGGCCAAGCCCCGCGATGTCGCAGCGATTAACCGCCTAGTTCAGCCCTTGGTTGAGCAGAGGATTCTGCTCGCTAAGGACCTCGTCACTTATTACGAAGACATTCAAGAGTTTTTCGTCGCGGAAAATACATCCGGTGACATTATCGGGTGCGGCGCCCTGCACGTCATGTGGGAAGATCTCGCCGAAGTACGCACGTTGGCAACCGATGCAGACTGCCGTTCCCGCGGAGTGGGGCATGCGCTGCTAACCAGACTCATAGATAGGGCCCGTGAGCTGGAGCTGCGCCGCGTTTTCTGTCTTACCTTTGAGGTGGACTTCTTTATTCGGCACGGTTTCGAGCCCATGGGAGAGGACACCGTCGACCCCCAGGTTTTCCTGGAATTGGTTCGGTCCCTGGACACCGGCGTTGCCCAATTCCTAGATCTCGCGCGGGTAAAGCCGAATACGCTGGGCAACACCAGAATGATCTTGCATCTGTAG
- a CDS encoding winged helix-turn-helix transcriptional regulator yields the protein MSCPTREVFTRVGERWTALVILALTDGPLRFNALRQAVDGVTQKMLTQTLRSMERDGFVTRTVTPTVPVSVEYELVPLGHRLATPITELHTWAYQHISDIPTARISYDRSADRS from the coding sequence ATGTCCTGCCCCACCCGGGAAGTATTCACGCGGGTGGGTGAACGGTGGACCGCCCTGGTCATCCTGGCTCTTACGGACGGACCGCTTCGCTTCAATGCCTTGCGTCAAGCTGTGGATGGGGTGACCCAGAAGATGCTCACGCAAACACTGCGGTCGATGGAACGCGATGGTTTCGTTACCCGCACGGTGACCCCCACCGTGCCAGTGTCAGTGGAGTACGAACTCGTCCCTTTGGGGCATCGCCTGGCAACTCCAATCACTGAGCTGCACACCTGGGCTTACCAACACATCAGCGATATTCCGACGGCGCGTATCAGCTACGACCGATCGGCAGACCGTAGCTGA
- a CDS encoding DedA family protein, whose product MGIAAWLQDLILHLSGSPWTYPVVLIFSLVDGFFPTVPSESVLVGLGSLWASQGAPMIWLVIICGWIGAVAGDNIAYMIGRRVGWQRFRFLRSGRGLRAVEAAERGLERRALLFLMTARYIPMGRTAVNFVAGALRYPHRKFFHRTLLSCAVWALYSCGIGALAGQWFANHHLLGIAVALVLAVVVSVILERVVHLVHRILDARADQLIEPGASPHREDRPGRDAGANQERGPGHGTNLGHSRERGTAGPGRSDKRPIRRGTGTSHDGRDEPEEASDGHVSGSQRASKLVPERGLSDSRGCEDSTMGT is encoded by the coding sequence GTGGGCATTGCCGCATGGTTACAGGACCTCATCCTGCATTTATCGGGATCGCCCTGGACGTATCCGGTGGTTCTGATCTTCTCGCTGGTGGACGGTTTTTTCCCAACCGTCCCCAGCGAGTCGGTTCTGGTCGGCCTGGGCTCGCTTTGGGCATCCCAGGGTGCACCCATGATCTGGCTGGTCATAATCTGTGGGTGGATCGGTGCCGTCGCAGGCGACAATATCGCCTATATGATTGGGCGGCGCGTAGGCTGGCAGCGCTTTAGGTTTTTGCGTTCTGGTCGCGGTTTGCGGGCCGTTGAAGCTGCGGAACGCGGTTTGGAACGGCGAGCCCTGCTTTTCCTCATGACCGCGCGCTACATTCCGATGGGGCGTACCGCCGTTAATTTTGTCGCCGGGGCCCTGCGCTACCCGCACCGCAAGTTTTTTCACCGCACCCTATTGTCCTGCGCCGTGTGGGCTCTGTATTCCTGTGGCATCGGTGCATTAGCGGGGCAGTGGTTCGCAAACCATCATCTGCTGGGGATCGCGGTTGCGTTGGTGCTGGCGGTGGTGGTCTCAGTTATTCTCGAACGGGTGGTGCACCTAGTGCATCGGATTCTCGACGCCCGCGCAGACCAGCTGATAGAGCCAGGGGCATCCCCGCACCGCGAAGATCGGCCCGGACGTGACGCCGGCGCGAACCAGGAACGCGGGCCCGGGCATGGCACCAATCTCGGTCATAGCCGTGAACGTGGCACGGCGGGACCTGGGCGCAGTGACAAGCGGCCTATACGCCGTGGGACTGGTACATCCCACGATGGCAGGGATGAACCCGAAGAAGCCTCAGACGGTCATGTGTCGGGTAGTCAACGTGCTTCAAAACTCGTGCCAGAACGCGGACTATCTGACTCTCGCGGCTGTGAAGACTCCACAATGGGCACGTGA
- a CDS encoding TSUP family transporter, whose amino-acid sequence MKILLILLIVAANAFFAAMFIRNLWVHRRDLKTEPGNTVAQCLSSTIIYFLSTFGISDFAISTVLYRKLKWVDDRRLPGTLNAQCVIPVFAMAIAYITTVDVGMATLLTLIVAQTVGAYIGPRFVVKLPINTIRMLIATGLVIASLLIVASLLNIIPSQGVITELPAGKLVIAAILMFVYGALNNVGIGSYALTMATIYALGMNPVAAFPIMMGACAVSVPIGSSEFIRLNSYARKITLISAIFGVIGVLVAVFLVTSLPTVGIKWVVVAVLLYSAITMFMAWRAARNPSEGFVNEDDSTLEKVAPHAAH is encoded by the coding sequence ATGAAGATCCTGCTCATCCTCCTTATTGTTGCCGCTAACGCCTTCTTTGCTGCGATGTTTATTCGCAACCTCTGGGTTCACCGCCGCGACCTGAAAACCGAGCCCGGGAACACGGTAGCGCAATGCTTGTCGTCTACGATCATCTACTTTCTCTCCACCTTTGGAATTTCTGACTTTGCGATTTCCACTGTTCTTTATCGAAAACTCAAATGGGTTGACGATCGCCGACTCCCCGGCACCCTGAACGCCCAGTGTGTCATCCCGGTTTTCGCCATGGCGATCGCCTATATCACGACGGTCGACGTGGGCATGGCGACGCTTTTGACCCTCATCGTGGCCCAGACTGTCGGCGCCTACATCGGCCCTCGTTTTGTTGTGAAACTACCGATCAATACCATTCGTATGCTGATAGCAACTGGTCTTGTGATCGCGTCGCTTCTGATTGTGGCTAGCCTGCTCAACATTATTCCGTCACAGGGTGTTATCACCGAGCTTCCAGCTGGGAAACTCGTAATTGCCGCCATTTTGATGTTTGTCTACGGTGCGCTCAATAATGTGGGGATTGGTTCCTATGCCCTGACCATGGCCACCATATATGCCTTGGGTATGAACCCAGTGGCGGCATTCCCCATCATGATGGGAGCCTGCGCCGTCTCGGTTCCAATCGGGTCATCCGAGTTTATCCGCCTGAATTCATACGCCCGAAAAATTACGTTGATCTCCGCTATCTTCGGGGTCATCGGCGTTCTGGTCGCCGTCTTCCTGGTGACGAGCCTTCCAACCGTTGGAATCAAATGGGTGGTGGTCGCCGTGCTGCTGTACTCTGCAATCACGATGTTCATGGCGTGGCGTGCAGCACGCAACCCCTCCGAAGGTTTCGTGAACGAAGACGACTCGACACTCGAAAAGGTGGCCCCTCATGCTGCTCATTGA
- a CDS encoding SAF domain-containing protein gives MDQVRHPPLSHPNSSQLRAPASHTLRPRASGNDRQRILLSWRRGLRRRRRLIAALLCAIALTASIHVLAPPPVATATVLRAQRDLSPGHRLTANDFETSTVPASMVPRTALRSSSQAEGHIISAPIPAGGDITKGHLSTADGIATHLADGKRALSIPVGDRIALRALSVGHRIILIASASPGSTPSEIPATVLALPDEKTSNMMGTLPETTRTSGVLVSVRSQDSQLIARAIREGWITVTLIG, from the coding sequence ATGGACCAGGTACGACATCCACCGCTATCCCACCCAAATTCGTCCCAGCTGAGGGCACCAGCCTCACACACATTGCGTCCGCGAGCATCCGGGAACGACCGCCAGCGAATCCTCCTCTCATGGCGCCGTGGACTTAGACGCCGACGCCGTCTCATTGCCGCACTACTCTGCGCTATTGCCCTCACCGCTTCAATACATGTCCTCGCGCCGCCACCAGTAGCCACCGCCACTGTTCTACGTGCCCAACGCGACCTCTCCCCCGGCCATCGGCTCACCGCCAACGATTTCGAGACCAGCACAGTTCCGGCCTCCATGGTTCCCCGCACCGCACTTCGCTCTTCTAGTCAGGCTGAGGGCCACATCATCAGCGCACCGATTCCCGCCGGTGGCGACATCACCAAAGGCCATTTGAGTACTGCAGACGGGATCGCCACCCACCTAGCAGACGGGAAACGGGCGCTATCCATACCCGTGGGAGATCGAATTGCGCTCCGGGCACTCAGCGTAGGACACCGCATCATTTTGATTGCATCCGCATCACCCGGCAGTACCCCGTCGGAAATCCCCGCCACGGTCCTCGCACTTCCGGACGAAAAGACCTCCAATATGATGGGTACCTTACCTGAGACCACCCGAACTTCCGGAGTTTTAGTCTCGGTACGCTCACAAGATTCGCAACTTATTGCGCGCGCTATTCGCGAAGGTTGGATTACAGTCACACTTATCGGCTAG
- a CDS encoding ATP-dependent Clp protease ATP-binding subunit yields the protein MFERFTDRARRVVVLAQDEARQLNHNYIGTEHILLGLIHEAEGVGAKALEALGVTLEGVREQVRDIIGEGNQAPSGQHIPFTPRAKKVLELSLREALQLGHNYIGTEHILLGLLREGEGVAVKVLVRLKADPQAVRQEVIERLSGYQGKEPVTAGGPAEGQPSGSLVLDQFGRNLTQAARDGKLDPVIGREKEAERVMQVLSRRTKNNPVLIGEPGVGKSAVVEGLAQSIVRGDVPETLKDKQLYTLDLGSLVAGSRYRGDFEERLKKVLKEIRTRGDIILFIDEIHTLVGAGAAEGAIDAASILKPMLARGELQTIGATTLEEYRKHIEKDAALERRFQPIQVDEPSIAHTIEILKGLRDRYEAHHKVTITDDALVAAANLADRYVNDRFLPDKAIDLIDEAGARLRIRRLTAPPELKEFDQKIAQVRKEKESAIDGQDFEKAAALRDTEQKLVVERDQKEKAWREGDSDVVTTVSEEVIAEVLAAATGIPIVKLTEEESSRLLHMEDELHKRVVGQNEAIKALSQAIRRTRAGLKDPKRPGGSFIFAGPTGVGKTELAKALAEFLFGDEDALIQLDMSEFGEKHTASRLFGSPPGYVGYDEGGQLTEKVRRKPFSVVLFDEVEKAHVDIFNSLLQILEDGRLTDSQGRNVDFKNTVIIMTTNLGTRDIAKGVQVGFQAGGDLSTNYERMKAKVNEELKQHFRPEFLNRVDDIVVFPQLSEKEIVEIVDLMIAKLDTRLAEKGMHIELTESAKHLLAEKGYDPVLGARPLRRTIQRDIEDVLSEKILFGQVRAGDVIVVDAEGEGLLGEFFFRRRGDDGALETVDGPVNVQTMTEARAEEVRHPDVDRPETASAANPETTPLGE from the coding sequence ATGTTTGAACGCTTCACCGATCGCGCCCGTCGCGTGGTAGTGCTCGCGCAAGACGAGGCGCGCCAGCTCAACCACAACTACATCGGCACTGAGCATATTCTGCTCGGCCTCATCCACGAAGCTGAGGGCGTAGGAGCTAAAGCGCTCGAAGCGCTGGGTGTCACCCTTGAAGGTGTCCGCGAGCAAGTGCGCGACATTATCGGGGAAGGCAATCAGGCACCCAGCGGCCAGCACATTCCGTTCACCCCGCGTGCAAAGAAGGTGCTTGAACTTTCCCTGCGTGAGGCGCTGCAGCTGGGCCACAACTACATCGGCACCGAGCACATTCTGTTGGGCCTGCTGCGGGAAGGCGAAGGCGTTGCGGTCAAGGTGTTGGTCCGTTTGAAGGCTGACCCGCAAGCTGTCCGCCAGGAGGTTATCGAGCGGCTGTCCGGATATCAGGGCAAGGAACCGGTGACGGCGGGGGGCCCTGCCGAAGGTCAGCCGTCGGGATCACTTGTGCTCGATCAATTCGGGCGCAATCTGACCCAGGCGGCCCGTGACGGCAAACTCGATCCGGTGATCGGGCGAGAAAAAGAGGCTGAGCGAGTGATGCAGGTTCTCAGCCGCCGCACCAAGAACAACCCCGTGCTGATCGGGGAACCCGGTGTCGGTAAATCCGCAGTGGTTGAAGGGCTCGCGCAATCGATTGTGCGCGGCGATGTTCCGGAAACTCTTAAAGACAAACAGCTGTATACCCTCGATCTCGGTTCGCTGGTGGCCGGTTCGCGCTACCGCGGTGACTTCGAGGAACGCCTGAAGAAGGTACTGAAGGAAATTCGCACGCGCGGCGACATTATCCTGTTTATCGACGAAATCCATACGCTGGTCGGTGCAGGGGCAGCTGAGGGTGCGATTGATGCGGCCTCCATTTTGAAGCCCATGCTCGCCCGTGGTGAATTGCAAACCATCGGTGCCACCACGCTCGAGGAATACCGCAAGCACATTGAAAAAGACGCGGCCCTGGAGCGTCGCTTCCAGCCGATTCAGGTGGATGAACCGAGCATTGCTCACACCATTGAGATTCTCAAAGGTCTGCGCGACCGCTACGAGGCCCACCATAAGGTCACCATTACTGACGACGCGCTGGTCGCTGCCGCTAATCTGGCCGACCGCTATGTCAATGACCGGTTCCTTCCGGACAAGGCTATTGACTTAATTGACGAGGCTGGAGCACGTCTACGCATTCGCCGCCTCACTGCGCCGCCAGAGCTCAAAGAGTTTGACCAGAAGATCGCTCAGGTTCGCAAGGAAAAAGAATCTGCGATTGACGGCCAGGACTTTGAAAAGGCAGCCGCTTTACGTGATACCGAGCAAAAGCTCGTGGTCGAACGCGATCAGAAGGAAAAGGCCTGGCGCGAAGGTGACTCGGATGTTGTCACCACCGTCTCGGAAGAAGTCATTGCTGAGGTGCTAGCTGCGGCCACTGGTATTCCGATTGTAAAGCTCACAGAGGAAGAATCCTCACGTCTGCTGCACATGGAAGACGAACTGCACAAGCGGGTTGTTGGGCAAAACGAAGCGATTAAAGCGCTGTCGCAGGCGATTCGCCGCACCCGAGCTGGGCTGAAGGATCCCAAACGTCCGGGCGGATCCTTTATCTTCGCTGGTCCCACCGGTGTTGGTAAGACTGAGCTGGCCAAGGCTCTGGCGGAATTCCTGTTCGGAGATGAGGACGCGCTCATTCAGCTCGACATGTCCGAGTTTGGTGAGAAGCACACCGCGTCGCGTCTGTTCGGATCGCCTCCCGGATACGTGGGATACGACGAGGGCGGACAGCTCACGGAGAAAGTCCGCCGTAAGCCGTTCTCGGTGGTCCTTTTCGACGAGGTTGAAAAGGCACACGTGGATATCTTCAATTCACTCCTGCAAATTCTGGAAGACGGCCGTTTGACCGACTCCCAAGGGCGCAACGTTGACTTCAAGAACACCGTCATCATCATGACCACTAACCTCGGCACCCGCGATATCGCCAAGGGTGTGCAGGTGGGCTTCCAGGCTGGCGGCGACCTATCCACGAACTACGAGCGGATGAAGGCCAAAGTTAACGAAGAGCTCAAGCAGCACTTCCGGCCCGAATTCCTCAACCGCGTCGACGACATCGTGGTGTTCCCGCAGCTCAGCGAGAAGGAAATTGTCGAAATCGTGGATCTCATGATCGCGAAGCTCGACACTCGTCTCGCCGAGAAGGGAATGCACATTGAGCTGACCGAGTCGGCTAAACATCTGCTCGCTGAAAAGGGTTATGACCCGGTTCTAGGCGCGCGTCCGCTACGCCGCACGATTCAGCGCGACATTGAGGATGTCCTCAGCGAGAAAATTCTGTTCGGTCAGGTGCGTGCAGGCGATGTGATCGTGGTTGATGCCGAAGGCGAAGGTCTGCTGGGTGAGTTCTTCTTCCGCCGGCGTGGAGACGACGGTGCGTTGGAAACCGTTGATGGACCCGTCAATGTTCAGACCATGACTGAAGCCCGCGCAGAAGAAGTTCGACACCCCGACGTCGATCGGCCTGAAACGGCCTCAGCCGCCAATCCCGAAACGACGCCTCTGGGCGAATAA